One window of Microcoleus vaginatus PCC 9802 genomic DNA carries:
- a CDS encoding RNA-binding protein: MSIRLYVGNLPKELDRQELQEVFAPEGESVTTKVITDRKTGKCRGFGFVTVLTDEQADQVIEKYNGLMFKENPLKIEKALPRSKGKSEKGEDDQQQSPQSPQLVSASASVPMPVPAPQQQQRSASAPPTQGGGGSSKSNRRRGDNNKSRRNQSATTVSSADSGSVQPDPRWASALEELKQRLVEAQTTN; the protein is encoded by the coding sequence ATGTCTATTCGTCTTTATGTTGGTAATCTACCGAAGGAACTCGATCGCCAAGAATTGCAAGAAGTTTTTGCACCGGAGGGCGAATCTGTTACCACCAAGGTAATTACCGATCGCAAAACTGGAAAATGCAGAGGATTCGGTTTTGTGACGGTGCTAACCGACGAACAAGCCGACCAAGTTATTGAGAAATACAACGGCTTGATGTTCAAAGAAAACCCGCTGAAAATAGAGAAGGCATTGCCCCGCTCTAAGGGTAAATCTGAGAAGGGCGAAGACGATCAGCAGCAGTCGCCGCAGTCACCGCAATTGGTGTCGGCATCGGCGTCTGTGCCTATGCCTGTGCCTGCGCCGCAGCAACAGCAGCGCTCGGCTTCCGCTCCTCCTACCCAAGGTGGAGGCGGTTCCAGCAAAAGCAATCGCCGTCGGGGTGACAACAACAAGTCTCGCCGCAATCAGTCAGCAACAACGGTGTCGAGCGCTGATTCCGGCTCGGTGCAGCCAGATCCGCGCTGGGCGAGTGCTCTGGAAGAACTCAAGCAAAGATTGGTGGAAGCTCAGACTACTAATTAG
- the prfC gene encoding peptide chain release factor 3 — translation MTTELETELLTAVERRRNFAIISHPDAGKTTLTEKLLLYGGAIHEAGSVKARRAQRHATSDWMAMEQQRGISITSTVLQFEYQNYHINLLDTPGHQDFSEDTYRTLAAADNAVMLEDAAKGLEPQTRKLFEVCKLRSLPIFTFFNKLDRPSREPLDLLDEIEKELGLQTYPVNWPIGTGDRFKGVFDRRGRKIHLFERTKHGSRAAVDTVIELGDPRIEDLLEQDLYYQLKEELELLDELGTELDLDLVRAGKMTPVFFGSAMSNFGVELFLDAFLDYAMKPIARKSSAGDLPPTYEDFTGFVFKLQANMDPRHRDRVAFIRVCTGKFEKDMNVTHARSGKTVRLSRPQKLFAQDRESIEVAYPGDVIGLNNPGVFAIGDTIYTGQKLEYEGIPCFSPELFAFLRNPNPSKFKQFRKGVSELQEEGAVQIMYSVDESKREPILAAVGQLQFEVVQFRMQSEYNVETTIDMLPYSVARWVDGGWEALEKVGRLFNTVTVKDTWGRPVLLFRNEWNCRQVEGEHPVLKLNAIAPVVSGLAVSEE, via the coding sequence ATGACAACAGAACTCGAAACTGAACTGCTAACTGCTGTTGAGCGCCGGCGCAACTTTGCTATTATCTCGCACCCTGACGCGGGTAAAACTACTTTGACAGAAAAGCTGCTGCTGTACGGAGGTGCAATTCACGAAGCAGGTTCTGTGAAAGCGCGGCGGGCTCAGCGACACGCTACATCTGACTGGATGGCGATGGAACAGCAGCGGGGAATTTCTATTACTTCTACTGTTTTGCAGTTTGAGTATCAAAATTATCACATTAATCTGCTCGATACTCCGGGACACCAAGATTTTAGCGAAGATACTTATCGAACTCTGGCGGCGGCTGACAATGCGGTGATGCTGGAGGATGCTGCTAAGGGTTTGGAACCGCAAACTCGGAAGTTATTTGAAGTTTGTAAGCTGCGAAGTTTGCCTATTTTTACTTTCTTTAATAAGCTCGATCGCCCTAGCAGAGAACCTTTGGATTTGTTGGACGAAATTGAGAAGGAATTGGGGTTGCAGACTTATCCGGTAAATTGGCCGATAGGTACGGGCGATCGCTTTAAAGGTGTTTTCGATCGCAGAGGGCGCAAAATTCACTTATTCGAGCGGACTAAACACGGTTCTCGCGCTGCTGTTGATACTGTCATCGAATTGGGCGATCCGCGCATTGAAGATTTGTTGGAACAAGACCTTTACTATCAGCTCAAAGAAGAGTTAGAACTGCTGGATGAGTTGGGAACTGAACTCGATTTAGACTTGGTTCGGGCTGGAAAAATGACGCCTGTTTTCTTTGGCAGCGCGATGAGCAATTTTGGGGTCGAACTGTTTTTAGATGCGTTTTTAGATTACGCTATGAAGCCGATCGCCCGCAAGAGCAGCGCCGGAGATTTGCCACCAACTTATGAAGACTTTACCGGGTTTGTGTTCAAATTGCAAGCGAATATGGACCCGAGACATCGCGATCGCGTGGCGTTTATTCGGGTTTGTACGGGCAAATTTGAAAAGGACATGAACGTGACTCACGCTCGCAGTGGTAAAACGGTGCGTTTGTCAAGGCCTCAAAAGTTATTTGCTCAGGATCGTGAGTCGATCGAGGTTGCGTATCCGGGCGACGTGATCGGTTTGAACAATCCGGGAGTATTTGCGATCGGCGATACTATTTACACCGGTCAAAAACTGGAATATGAAGGGATTCCCTGTTTTTCTCCCGAACTTTTTGCTTTTTTGAGAAATCCCAATCCTTCTAAGTTTAAGCAGTTCCGCAAAGGCGTTTCTGAGTTGCAGGAAGAAGGCGCAGTGCAAATTATGTACTCGGTTGATGAGTCGAAACGCGAGCCAATTTTGGCGGCTGTCGGACAGTTGCAATTTGAAGTTGTGCAGTTCAGAATGCAGTCGGAATATAATGTGGAAACGACGATCGATATGTTGCCTTACAGTGTAGCTCGTTGGGTTGACGGCGGTTGGGAGGCGCTGGAAAAAGTTGGGCGACTGTTTAATACGGTGACGGTGAAAGATACTTGGGGAAGGCCGGTTTTGCTGTTTAGAAATGAGTGGAATTGCCGGCAGGTGGAAGGGGAACATCCTGTGTTGAAGTTAAATGCGATCGCCCCTGTGGTTTCTGGTTTGGCTGTTAGCGAGGAGTGA
- a CDS encoding DUF4870 domain-containing protein has translation MYDSDKRKLLSLVCHGAIFFSTLLFSIGAPIAVLLVSDDPVVKENATEAINFHLNVWFYSLVIGVLTFLTIGLAGLILVPIGYLVHWGLTIMAILHVLQDPNQPYRYPFIFRIV, from the coding sequence ATGTACGACTCCGACAAGCGGAAGCTGCTATCACTGGTGTGCCACGGGGCGATTTTTTTCAGTACGTTACTGTTCTCGATCGGAGCGCCGATCGCTGTATTGTTAGTATCAGATGACCCCGTTGTCAAAGAAAATGCCACAGAAGCCATCAATTTTCACCTTAATGTATGGTTTTACAGCCTCGTGATTGGGGTCTTAACTTTCCTCACTATCGGTCTTGCTGGCTTGATTTTAGTGCCAATAGGTTATCTGGTGCACTGGGGACTGACAATAATGGCTATCCTCCACGTTTTGCAAGATCCTAACCAACCTTACCGCTACCCTTTTATTTTCCGAATAGTTTAG
- a CDS encoding CBS domain-containing protein, with product MDLVLCHTTADFDALGAAVGLCVLRPGSRIVLTGGCHPTVRDFLALHRDEYPLIERRSVNPQQIRSITIVDASQRDRLGKAAEWLDLPHLNEIAVFDHHLQADLDIPATVTQIEAVGASTTLIVEKLKNQAENSDTPFRLLPSEATVMALGIHVDTGSLTFEGATARDAIALAWLMEQGASLGVIAEYVEPGLSPQLQDLLREALNNLRSETLHGYSVAWVLLSTEAYVPGLSSLASRLLDLTETDALLLGNVYNFSENDNNRNIAPESSVSNRLTIIGRSRIEGTNLSELFKPLGGGGHARAASLATRDVDPLLTLNQLADELKTQIPHPPTARELMSSPVRSIRPETSVGEAHRILLRYGHSGLSVVDAGDRLAGIISRRDIDIALHHGFSHAPVKGYMTPQLKTIAPDTLLPEIESLMVTYDIGRLPVLENGQLVGIVTRTDVLRELHQQKARDRGSNAELSYCAVPESVEQLLRSRISPELWQLLSIAANIAQNRGWQLYIVGGAVRDLLLATDDTLALTDIDLVVDGKCGSDDSGAGVELASSLQKLYPESRLDVHGQFQTAALLWPKDSAFGSLWVDIATARTEFYPYPAANPEVEASSIRQDLYRRDFTINALAVRLGIPRSGELLDFFCGLLDLESKQIRVLHANSFIEDPTRIYRAVRFAVRLGFEIEPQTEGYIRNALASGIYYRIQGENGRAPALETRLKSELKYILQAPYWKVALQMLGDLQALRCIHPSLELDRELWRQLRLLDRCLNGRRRKKEEGRRKKEEGRRNKEEGRRKKEEGRRKKEEGRDNSLFPITHSPFPIINIPDWQMRLEVLIAYLAPEYRSKVAANLQLPADSIKRLEVLEAGKNQLAENLPKCELPSQLVLLLRNYELPVLIAISLQSPRSARRQIWEYLTKWANVEPPLNGNDLKDLGYKPGPGFKRMLDDLLAAKLDGDLGDRAAAISFLAQRYPQA from the coding sequence ATGGACTTAGTTTTGTGCCACACAACAGCAGATTTTGACGCCTTGGGGGCGGCGGTGGGACTTTGCGTGCTGCGCCCCGGTAGCAGGATCGTACTGACTGGCGGGTGTCATCCGACAGTGCGGGATTTTTTGGCGCTACACCGCGACGAGTACCCACTGATTGAACGCCGATCGGTCAATCCGCAACAAATTCGATCGATTACTATAGTTGATGCCTCCCAGCGCGATCGCTTGGGAAAAGCCGCCGAATGGCTGGATTTGCCACACCTCAACGAAATAGCGGTTTTTGACCATCACCTACAGGCCGATTTAGACATCCCCGCTACTGTTACGCAGATCGAAGCAGTCGGAGCCAGCACGACATTAATTGTCGAAAAGCTCAAAAATCAAGCAGAAAACAGCGACACACCATTCCGCCTGTTGCCTTCGGAAGCAACAGTAATGGCCCTCGGCATCCACGTCGATACAGGTTCTCTCACCTTTGAGGGCGCAACTGCGCGAGATGCTATAGCTTTGGCGTGGTTGATGGAACAGGGAGCGAGTTTGGGGGTAATAGCTGAATATGTAGAACCCGGTTTGTCTCCTCAATTGCAAGATTTGCTGAGAGAAGCGCTGAATAATTTGCGATCGGAAACTTTGCACGGTTACAGCGTAGCCTGGGTGCTGCTATCTACTGAAGCTTACGTTCCGGGGCTTTCTTCCCTGGCTTCTCGCTTGCTCGATTTAACTGAAACCGATGCTCTGCTGTTAGGCAATGTTTATAACTTTAGCGAAAACGACAACAACCGCAACATCGCTCCCGAATCGTCCGTTTCCAATCGATTAACTATTATCGGTCGATCGCGCATCGAAGGAACAAACCTCAGCGAATTGTTCAAACCCCTCGGCGGCGGAGGCCACGCCCGCGCCGCTTCCCTCGCCACCCGCGATGTTGACCCCCTGCTGACTTTAAATCAGTTAGCTGACGAACTCAAAACTCAAATTCCCCACCCTCCCACAGCCCGGGAATTAATGTCGTCTCCAGTGCGGAGTATTCGCCCGGAAACATCGGTGGGGGAAGCTCACCGTATCCTCCTACGTTACGGACATTCGGGGCTTTCTGTGGTCGATGCGGGCGATCGACTCGCCGGCATTATCTCGCGGCGCGACATTGATATTGCCCTGCACCACGGTTTCAGTCACGCCCCGGTGAAGGGTTACATGACTCCGCAGCTAAAAACGATCGCCCCAGATACCTTGCTGCCGGAAATAGAATCTTTAATGGTGACATACGATATCGGGCGCTTGCCAGTGTTGGAAAACGGTCAACTGGTGGGAATTGTTACCCGGACTGACGTGTTGCGGGAATTGCACCAGCAAAAAGCGCGAGACAGGGGAAGTAATGCAGAATTGTCTTATTGTGCCGTGCCCGAATCGGTTGAGCAGTTGTTGCGATCGCGCATTAGTCCCGAATTATGGCAATTATTGTCGATCGCCGCCAATATTGCCCAAAATCGCGGCTGGCAACTTTATATTGTGGGTGGAGCAGTCCGGGATTTACTCTTAGCCACGGATGATACACTGGCGCTAACAGATATCGATTTGGTTGTGGATGGAAAGTGCGGTTCCGACGATTCCGGTGCTGGTGTCGAGTTAGCTTCCTCGCTGCAAAAACTTTACCCCGAATCGCGTTTGGACGTTCACGGTCAATTTCAAACCGCCGCGCTTTTGTGGCCCAAAGACTCTGCTTTCGGCTCGCTGTGGGTGGATATCGCTACGGCTCGCACTGAATTTTACCCTTATCCGGCTGCAAATCCTGAAGTTGAGGCGAGTTCAATTCGCCAAGATTTGTACCGCAGGGATTTTACAATTAATGCGCTGGCTGTGCGGCTGGGTATTCCTCGCAGTGGCGAATTGTTAGATTTTTTTTGCGGTTTGCTGGACTTAGAATCGAAGCAAATTCGAGTTTTGCACGCCAACAGTTTTATCGAAGATCCGACGCGAATTTATCGCGCTGTGCGGTTTGCGGTGCGGTTGGGATTTGAAATTGAGCCGCAGACGGAAGGATACATCCGCAACGCTTTGGCCAGCGGGATTTATTACCGAATTCAGGGGGAAAACGGCCGAGCTCCGGCTTTGGAAACTCGGCTCAAAAGCGAATTGAAATACATTTTGCAAGCTCCTTACTGGAAAGTTGCTTTGCAGATGCTGGGAGATTTGCAGGCTTTGCGCTGCATTCATCCTAGTTTGGAGTTGGATCGGGAGTTGTGGCGCCAACTGCGTTTGCTCGATCGGTGTTTGAATGGAAGAAGAAGGAAGAAGGAAGAAGGAAGAAGGAAGAAGGAAGAAGGAAGGAGGAATAAGGAAGAAGGAAGAAGGAAGAAGGAAGAAGGAAGGAGGAAGAAGGAAGAAGGAAGAGACAATTCCCTATTCCCCATTACCCATTCCCCATTCCCCATTATCAATATTCCCGATTGGCAGATGCGGCTGGAAGTTTTGATAGCTTATTTAGCGCCGGAATATCGCAGCAAGGTGGCTGCAAATCTTCAGTTACCTGCTGATAGCATTAAGCGGTTGGAAGTTTTGGAAGCCGGAAAGAACCAGTTAGCAGAGAATTTGCCTAAGTGCGAGTTGCCGAGTCAATTGGTGCTGCTGTTGAGAAATTATGAGTTGCCGGTGTTAATTGCTATCTCCCTACAAAGTCCGCGCAGTGCACGCCGCCAAATCTGGGAATATCTCACCAAATGGGCGAATGTTGAGCCGCCTTTGAATGGCAACGATTTGAAGGATTTGGGTTATAAGCCGGGGCCTGGATTTAAACGAATGTTGGATGATTTGTTGGCGGCGAAGTTGGATGGCGATTTGGGCGATCGGGCTGCTGCTATCTCTTTCTTAGCACAACGTTATCCTCAAGCTTAG
- the psbZ gene encoding photosystem II reaction center protein PsbZ, whose protein sequence is MLSILFQVVLLGLVLLSFVMVVGVPVAYASPQNWNQSKSLIYVGSALWFLLVIAVGVLNFLVV, encoded by the coding sequence ATGTTATCAATTCTGTTTCAAGTGGTTTTACTGGGTCTGGTACTGCTGTCTTTTGTGATGGTCGTTGGCGTGCCAGTTGCTTATGCCTCTCCCCAAAACTGGAATCAGTCTAAATCCCTGATTTATGTCGGGTCGGCTCTCTGGTTTTTGCTGGTTATTGCAGTGGGTGTATTGAACTTTTTAGTCGTTTAA
- a CDS encoding 6,7-dimethyl-8-ribityllumazine synthase has translation MTVFEGTFTHTESLRFAIVIGRFNDLVVNKLLEGCQDCLKRHGVDVNPHGSQVDFFWVPGSFEIPLVARQAALSHRYDAVICLGAVIRGQTPHFDFVAGEVAKGIAAAAFQTGVPVIFGVVTTDTMQQALERAGIKSNLGWNYAMSALEMGTLMRQVKGLGTHSYDHRLTTGSAAQVLSGDANLVIAPDVSSDQIPS, from the coding sequence ATGACTGTTTTCGAGGGAACTTTTACTCACACCGAATCTTTGCGGTTTGCTATTGTCATCGGTCGTTTTAACGATTTGGTGGTTAACAAACTTTTGGAGGGATGTCAAGATTGTTTGAAACGCCACGGGGTTGATGTTAATCCTCATGGCTCTCAGGTGGACTTTTTTTGGGTTCCGGGAAGTTTTGAGATTCCTTTGGTGGCGCGCCAAGCTGCTCTTTCTCACCGCTACGATGCGGTAATTTGTCTGGGTGCGGTAATTCGGGGCCAAACTCCTCATTTCGATTTTGTGGCGGGTGAGGTTGCTAAGGGAATTGCTGCTGCTGCTTTTCAGACAGGGGTGCCGGTGATTTTTGGGGTGGTGACGACTGACACGATGCAGCAAGCTTTGGAAAGGGCTGGAATTAAAAGCAATTTGGGCTGGAATTATGCGATGAGTGCTTTGGAAATGGGCACTTTGATGCGCCAAGTTAAGGGTTTGGGAACACACTCTTACGATCATCGATTAACTACTGGGTCTGCTGCTCAAGTGCTTTCGGGTGATGCAAATCTGGTGATCGCCCCGGATGTATCGTCGGATCAAATCCCCTCGTAA
- the rimO gene encoding 30S ribosomal protein S12 methylthiotransferase RimO, protein MATKPTIAFTHLGCEKNRIDTEHMIGLLAQAGYQVDSNEELADYVVVNTCSFIQAAREESVRTLVELAEANKKVVITGCMAQHFQQELLDELPEAVAIVGTGDYHKIVNVMQQVEKGDRVSLVSSEPTYIADETTPRYRTTSEGVAYLRIAEGCDYRCAFCIIPHLRGNQRSRTIESIVAEAKQLASEGVKEIILISQITTNYGKDIYGEPKLAELLRALGEVDVPWIRMHYAYPTGLTPQVVEAIRETPNVLPYLDLPLQHSHPEILRAMNRPFQAGINDAIVDRLKAALPGAVMRTTFIVGFPGETDEHAAHLLEFVKRHEFDHVGVFVFSPEEGTPAFSLPQQIPAEIMEMRRNSVMAAQQPISLKKNQESVGQVVDVLIEQEQPETGELIGRSARFSPEVDGLVYVTGEARLGSIVSVKITGADVYDLYGQV, encoded by the coding sequence ATGGCAACGAAGCCAACGATCGCATTTACTCACCTCGGCTGCGAAAAAAATCGCATCGATACCGAACACATGATTGGCTTGCTGGCTCAAGCGGGCTATCAAGTGGATTCTAATGAAGAATTAGCTGATTATGTTGTAGTCAATACTTGTAGTTTTATCCAAGCTGCGCGAGAAGAGTCAGTCCGCACCTTGGTAGAATTGGCAGAAGCTAATAAAAAAGTAGTCATCACCGGCTGCATGGCACAGCATTTTCAGCAGGAATTGCTGGATGAATTGCCAGAAGCAGTCGCAATTGTCGGCACAGGCGACTATCACAAAATAGTCAATGTTATGCAGCAGGTGGAAAAGGGCGATCGAGTTTCCCTCGTCTCCTCAGAACCTACTTACATCGCTGACGAAACTACTCCCCGCTACCGCACCACATCGGAAGGTGTCGCTTATCTGCGAATAGCAGAAGGCTGCGACTATCGCTGTGCATTTTGCATTATCCCGCACTTGCGCGGAAATCAACGATCGCGGACGATCGAATCTATCGTCGCCGAAGCTAAGCAATTAGCCTCCGAAGGGGTAAAGGAAATTATCTTAATTTCTCAAATTACCACCAACTACGGCAAAGATATTTATGGCGAACCGAAACTAGCCGAACTGCTTCGGGCTTTGGGTGAAGTAGATGTACCTTGGATTCGGATGCACTACGCCTATCCTACAGGTTTGACTCCGCAAGTTGTCGAGGCAATCCGCGAAACGCCCAACGTTTTGCCGTATTTGGATTTACCCCTGCAACACTCGCACCCGGAAATTCTGCGGGCGATGAATCGACCTTTTCAAGCCGGGATCAATGATGCTATAGTCGATCGGCTCAAAGCAGCACTTCCGGGCGCTGTGATGCGAACAACTTTTATTGTTGGCTTCCCCGGCGAAACCGACGAACACGCAGCACACTTGCTGGAATTTGTCAAGCGCCATGAATTTGATCACGTAGGAGTTTTTGTATTTTCGCCAGAAGAAGGAACCCCAGCCTTCAGCTTGCCTCAGCAAATACCTGCAGAAATAATGGAAATGCGGCGAAATTCGGTAATGGCGGCACAACAACCTATATCATTGAAGAAGAATCAAGAGTCTGTCGGTCAGGTAGTTGATGTCCTGATAGAACAAGAACAACCAGAGACAGGCGAGTTGATTGGTAGATCCGCTCGGTTTTCCCCAGAAGTAGATGGACTCGTCTATGTCACAGGAGAAGCGCGGCTGGGTTCAATCGTATCTGTGAAAATTACTGGTGCAGATGTCTACGACCTCTACGGTCAAGTGTAA